The Mytilus edulis chromosome 12, xbMytEdul2.2, whole genome shotgun sequence genome contains a region encoding:
- the LOC139498469 gene encoding uncharacterized protein yields the protein MESRKEEVIVTIHMENDTCSETTELLELQEKTETRKITVLDGEFLHNVTLDTTVLDGLISKCILTIGDREEIMKQPSLSERNRMILNILIARPYSTFETLTEELINFERSKKDLVSKLKNYDCPGDISLPSLTTIDINNHTIQLQKNFKILVHQLVIGESIADHLISAEILCPEDHGEICAQITKEQKNRLLLTKLMHKDADAFTCFLSVLKEDISYEELARRIERTEVTNEDKILLQVGRKAAKEKNENTRGIQKCLETENIIPKNIQDQHTVLIEQWRTEDKTFVSTRAAEEVFKRIRNNISVIVSGNSGVGKTATMRHVALLLQNEGYRIIPTSNPEDLRSFAQKGIKTLFVIDDICGHYTLKEQQVDKWEAILTEIQPFLEQNQCKIVATCRLQVFKDDKFRTLSLFNVCECNLNSEAINLTQEERQKLADMYFKTRAVEVKGRFDQFDFFPLLCKLYQKSNYNDINHFFNNPFEFYRNEFERLSIEDERGKLKYCCLVLCVIFNNRFDENKLKSKETNMQDLIKDTLDACKLNKGTSVEYLKDELKTLEHTFLTNINGTYRTIHDKLFDFLAQIIGGKHADLCIKYCSTEFIRERFILKSIDTSDKDAHTNLPITLVDNNIDIYLTRMIQDWSRGLVASVFGNRNMKNEAFVYKLKENLQNLDESKKQALARNKDTQSGDYPLLLSCFIGNVSLTDWVLENSNISVKNKKNYQKFVTHLNSKTSEYQNINMRRHNNTTPLYVACENGHLRLLKKLLHYGADVSLKKNTGDSPLSVACENGHTSVVRELLEHSNVNKDDQNMKGYSPLYLACQNGHERIVKILLQYDADCKLRSDLVPSPLFVASENGDLSIVETLLKHGASVNMQNNFGQVPLHAACYQNHLEIVRVLLDNDSTSGSLNHLDKKNISPLYTACQCMEGHFDIMELLLKKNADVNIGKQPLIMTCENGCTKMSKALIEHHANVNSCADDGVSPLFMACQNCHFEDVCLLLKSGADPNQCHQNGASPLVVASQNGNLQIVKKLLKHGCSINKCTDDGASPLYLASQNGHFEVVCQLIEAKAYLNTQDSDGKTAIFKASQNGHLKIVTKLVKSKADINLCMKNNGDTPMEIAKKKNHSDIEIFLKKNEGMSVREQFV from the exons ATGGAGTCACGAAAGGAAGAAGTGATTGTAACGATTCATATGGAAAATGACACTTGCTCAGAGACCACCGAGCTGCTTGAACTTCAAGA AAAAACTGAAACAAGGAAGATTACAGTTCTTG ATGGCGAATTTTTACACAATGTCACGCTTGACACAACTGTTTTGGATGGGCTGATTTCTAAGTGCATCCTGACTATTGGAGACAGAGAAGAGATAATGAAACAACCAAGTCTTTCAGAACGAAACAGGATGATTCTTAACATTCTAATTGCAAGACCATACAGTACATTTGAAACTCTTACAGAGGAACTTATAAATTTTGAGCGAAGTAAGAAGGATCTCGTTTCTAAATTGAAGAACTACGATTGTCCTGGTGATATTAGTTTACCTTCATTAACAA CAATCGATATAAACAATCATACAATCCAGCTGcaaaagaattttaaaatattggttCATCAACTGGTTATTGGTGAATCCATAGCAGATCATCTCATTAGTGCAGAAATACTGTGCCCAGAAGACCATGGTGAAATTTGTGCTCAGAtcacaaaagaacaaaaaaataggCTACTTTTAACTAAGCTGATGCACAAGGACGCTGATGCTTTTACATGTTTTCTTTCGGTTTTGAAAGAGGATATTTCTTATGAAGAACTTGCAAGACGAATAGAGCGCACAGAGGTTACAAATGAGGACAAGATTTTGCTTCAAGTTG GAAGAAAAGCTGCAAAGGAAAAGAACGAAAATACAAGAG GAATACAGAAATGTTTGGAGACTGAAAATATAATTCCAAAGAACATACAAG ACCAACACACTGTCCTTATAGAGCAATGGAGAACAGAAGACAAAACATTTGTTTCAACAAGAGCAGCAGAAGAGGTATTTAAAAGAATCAGGAATAATATCAGCGTCATCGTTTCCGGAAATTCAGGCGTTGGTAAGACAGCTACTATGAGGCACGTAGCACTGTTGTTGCAGAATGAAGGATATCGTATTATTCCCACAAGTAATCCAGAAGATTTAAGAAGTTTTGCTCAAAAAGGGATTAAAACTCTTTTTGTTATTGATGACATTTGCGGTCATTATACTCTCAAAGAGCAGCAGGTTGATAAATGGGAGGCAATATTAACAGAAATTCAACCTTTTCTTGAACAAAATCAATGCAAGATAGTTGCTACTTGTAGATTACAAGTGTTTAAAGATGACAAATTCAGAACCTTATCCCTTTTTAATGTATGCGAATGCAATCTGAATTCAGAGGCGATCAATCTTACTCAAGAAGAAAGGCAAAAGTTAGCTGATATGTACTTCAAAACACGAGCTGTTGAGGTAAAAGGTCGTTTCGATCAGTTTGACTTTTTCCCCTTGTTATGCAAGTTATATCAGAAAAGCAATTATAACGATATCAATCATTTTTTCAATAACCCATTTGAATTTTACAGGAACGAGTTTGAGCGTTTATCAATCGAAGATGAGCGAGGTAAACTAAAATATTGTTGCCTGGTCCTTTGCGTGATATTCAACAATAGATTCgatgaaaataaattgaaaagtaaagAAACCAATATGCAGGATCTAATTAAAGATACATTGGATGCATGCAAATTAAACAAAGGTACTTCAGTTGAATATTTGAAAGATGAATTAAAAACACTAGAACACACATTTTTAACAAACATAAATGGAACTTACAGAACAATTCACGacaaattatttgattttcttgCCCAAATTATTGGGGGAAAACATGCAGATTTGTGCATCAAATATTGCAGTACCGAGTTTATACGAGAGCGATTCATTTTGAAGTCGATCGATACCTCCGACAAAGACGCACACACAAATCTCCCAATTACGTTAGTTGACAACAATATTGATATCTATTTAACACGTATGATACAAGATTGGTCCAGAGGTCTAGTTGCGAGTGTTTTTGGCaatagaaatatgaaaaatgaagCATTCGTTTACAAGTTAAAGGAAAACTTACAAAACTTAGATGAGTCCAAAAAGCAAGCACTTGCAAGGAATAAAGACACACAAAGCGGTGACTATCCATTGTTGctaagttgtttcattggtaatgTTAGCCTTACTGATTGGGTACTAGAGAACTCAAATAtttctgtgaaaaataaaaaaaactatcaaaaattTGTTACGCATTTGAATAGCAAAACCTCTGAATATCAAAACATAAATATGCGAAGACATAATAATACAACACCGTTATACGTTGCTTGTGAAAATGGTCATTTACGACTTTTGAAAAAGCTTTTACATTATGGAGCAGATGTTTCTTTGAAGAAAAACACTGGCGATTCACCTCTCTCTGTAGCATGTGAAAATGGACATACAAGCGTTGTTCGGGAACTCCTTGAGCACTCAAATGTTAACAAAGATGACCAAAATATGAAAGGCTATTCGCCTTTATACCTTGCTTGTCAGAATGGACATGAGAGAATCGTTAAAATATTGTTACAATATGATGCCGATTGTAAGTTGCGCTCGGATTTGGTGCCGTCACCATTGTTTGTCGCAAGTGAAAATGGGGACCTTTCTATAGTGGAAACTTTGTTAAAACATGGGGCTAGCGTTAACATGCAAAATAATTTTGGTCAAGTTCCTTTACACGCAGCTTGCTACCAAAACCATTTAGAAATTGTTCGTGTTTTGTTGGATAACGATAGCACATCAGGATCACTTAATCATCTAGATAAGAAAAACATCTCGCCACTATACACAGCATGCCAGTGCATGGAAGGACATTTTGATATCATGGAactattgttgaaaaaaaatgccGATGTCAATATTGGAAAGCAACCTCTCATAATGACATGTGAAAACGGTTGCACCAAAATGTCTAAAGCGTTAATAGAACATCACGCAAATGTTAACTCATGCGCCGATGATGGGGTTTCTCCACTTTTTATGGCctgtcaaaattgtcattttgaaGATGTATGTCTGCTTTTAAAATCGGGTGCAGACCCAAATCAATGTCATCAAAATGGGGCATCTCCTCTTGTCGTTGCTAGCCAAAATGGCAATTTGCAGATCGTGAAGAAACTATTGAAACATGGATGCAGCATCAACAAGTGCACCGACGATGGCGCGTCGCCTCTCTATCTTGCTTCACAAAACGGCCATTTTGAAGTTGTTTGTCAACTTATTGAAGCCAAAGCTTATTTGAATACACAAGACTCAGACGGAAAAACAGCCATATTCAAAGCAAGCCAAAATGGTCATCTGAAAATTGTTACAAAATTGGTCAAAAGTAAAGCAGATATAAATTTATGCATGAAAAATAATGGTGATACACCCATGGagattgctaaaaaaaaaaatcactcagatattgaaatctttttaaaaaagaatgaagGAATGTCAGTACGGGAACAATTTGTATGA